The segment aacctggagggcgataaatgataaggatgttaagcttgaaagggctggtaactgtgacagcatggaattcaaaggaggcgatagacagatgggtaaggggagaaagagagaatgaccacttgggagagatgaggatcccggtgccaccaccctgctgaccagaagctctctgggtgtgcgagaacacgtgggcggacgaagagagagcagtaggagtagcagtgttgtctgtggtgatccatgtttccgtcagtgccaagaagtcgagggactggagggaggcataggctgagatgaactctgccttgttggccgcagatcggcagttccagaggctaccggagacctggaactccacgtgcgtcatgcgcgctgggaccaccagattagggtggccgcggccacgcggtgtggagcgtttgtatggtctgtgcagagaggagagaacagggatagacagacacatagttgacaggctacagaagaggctacgctaatgcaaaggagattggaatgacaagtggactacacgtctcgaatgttcagaaagttaagcttacgtagcaagaatcttattgactaaaatgattaaaatgatacagtacagctgaagtaggctagctggcagtggctgcgctgttgactttgtaggctagctgacagtggctgcgttgttgacactacactaatcaagtcgttccgttgagtgtaatagtttctgcagtgctgctattcgggggctagctggctagctagcagtgttgtttacgttacgttgcgttaaaagaatgacaatagctggctagctaacctagaaaatcgctctagactacacaattatctttgatacaaagacggctatgtagctagctatgtagctagctacgatcaaacaaatcaaaccgttgtactgtaatgaaatgaaatgaaaatgtgatactacctgtgaatgcgaccgggttgttgagtcctattcggtagacgttggctagctgttggctagctgtcggctagctgttggctatctgttggctagctgtcggctagctgttggctagctgttggctagctagcagagtctcctacgttaaggacgacaaatagctggctagctaacctcggtaaattaagataatcactctaagactacacactctaaactacacaattatcttggatacgaagacagcaaagacagctatgtagctagctaacactacactaatcaagtcgttcagttgagtgtaatagttactacagtgctgctaatcggtgggcgtttgctagctggctagctgctgggcaaatagctagctgctgggcaaatagctgctgggcaaatagctagctgctgggcaaatagcagtgaagactacgttaggacgacgaaatacgataattatgcaattatctttgatacaaagacggctatgtagctagctaagaataaattgctaagattagacaaatcaaaccgatgtgctataatgaaatgtaatgaaatgtaatgaaaaagttatactacctgcggagcgaagtgccgatgcgaccgctcgctccaacccgctccaacccggaagtactcTTGTTTCTCTTGATAGTAGTTGATGTGATTGATTGCATTGCAAGCATTATAACCTGTACCCATCCAATTTAATTATTTCTTTTAACATTTCCAGACTAGACCATTGGGTACTAATTGTTGTGTTTTATAGTGCTTTATATTGCATGCATACCTTATGTAAACTGTATCGACAGTTCCCTAGACAATTTCCATGTTTCATTGTCtttaaaatacatgtttttgtaAATCTCTTCTCTCAGCCTGTtgaaggggagggatggagatggtTTTCCTCAGTACCAGGAGAAATTTCCCTACTGTGAAGCCGCACTGCTACATCAGCAGGTCATGAGCATCGCACCAGTGGAGATCGTGAGTGAACTTCCACTCATTCATCCATTCAAACCTTCCTTTGACTTAGGTCTCATCCCCCAAAATGGTTttaaactacattgttggttaagggcttgtaagtaagcatttcactaagttctacacctgttgtattcagtgcatgtgacaaacaacacttgatttgatttggtgtaaGGCTCCTCCTATGGACTCATGTTATTTGTCCCTGCAGAAATTAATCAATTGAAGATTGATTGGATTATGCAAAACATTTTAAATGTGTAATTTGCATATTAAGGAGTCCATGTTCATTCTCAATTCATTTAGATTATATTGACAATTGATGTTATTACAAATGCCTTTCTGTATGGCAATGTTCACTCTTCAATGTTGAACGTTCCATGTTCCACTGCTTCTCGTCTCCAGGGTAACGACCGGACAGCGTTCTCAGTGTTAAGCCAGGCTCTCACGGGTAAGATGACCTTCATAGATGCTGATTTCTGCACTACGTGTggcgagagaggggcagagaagaGATGTTCCCTCTGCAACATGGTAGGAAAACCACCTCCGACCTACAGAAGCACGTGGTTTCTCTCAATTGTTTCCCTCTCTATTACTTTGGTTACACTTAATGATTTCATCCATGAATACGCCATGCTTACATgctaataaatgttttattttactaCTACAGGTGACTTACTGTGGCCTGATTTTTCAGCGACTCCACTGGCCCACCCATAAGATCTGTAGAGGACCGCAGGAGAAGGATACCCCGAGACTGAGGGAGCACTGTGGTAAACTATGCACTCCTATCTGTTGAAAACACATACAATAGGTTTGCTATTGTTATACTACACTGTGCTATGTTGCTCCATACTGGACATGCTTTTTAGCCCAGGAATAGGCTTATTCTGAGTGTGGGATACTGGCCTCAATAGCCTACTTTAATACTGTAGCTTGTTACATACTTGTAGCTTTCTGATGCCTTCCAAGTTCAACTTTAGACTGTTTCCccattctcctctctatcctggGTCCAGATGAGGAGAGTGACATGGTAAAGGAGACAGCCAGCTTCCTGGCAGAGCTGTGGTTTTAAGGCAGAGGAGCATGGCGTCGTTAGGGTGTCCCAGTCCCTCAGTGCCAGACCAGCTAAACTGCCCCTCCACATCCTCAGAGGGACCATCATCCTGCCACCAGGAATGAGAACGACTGCTGGTGTTCTTCTCTACTGGGTAGTTAATTGATTCATTGATTAATGTTACTGATTAGCCAGAGTACAGTGATATTAATAATGAAGTTATATTGAACTGAATTGATTCCATTCACTTGGTGTATGAGGTCTGAATCAATCCCTGATTTAAAGGGGAATGATGAAAATCAGCATTATTACTGATTGGCCAGGATGTCCAGattgagaggggagagtgaggatGAATGCTTTATTCACCAAGCAGCTGGACTCAGGGTGTATTCAGGGTGTGTATATGATGTACAATAGCATATTGTGtcttaaaataacaataacaatttCCTCCCTTCCCTTACATTAGTAATGTGAAAAATGCTTTCATGTATAAATAGGACCACCTTACTGAACAATACCTGTCATTGTTATGGCAGTGGATAAGACACACAATATGTGTTACTCTAAACTCCTTGTGATTTCCTTCTATAACTTGAGACCCATGGCTTATCTTACCAGTGATGTATCCATATCAGTCCACATCACAGATGATCCACGGATGGCCCAATGACCATCTGACTTCAATGCTGGACCAAACTTTACACCCAAATGGCATTTGTTTTGCTTTCCAGTTTTACATTTTCAATCACATCAATAAAGAGTGCCTTAATAGTTGTGCTTCACTGTCCATTTTGTTGTTATGGGGACTTTCCCATATGTTTGTtttgccactagatggcagcttTTCCCTTTATTGCCATCTATTGCAATGATTCTAATGACTGGTTATTCAGCCACTGCACTCTGTCGGCAGGGTTCAAAGGGTACTGGAGCATGATGTTTTGGCTGAATCTATAGTTCTATACAATATGCTGTCAGACTTTCTTTGCAGAGAGTGAGCATTCTCTATATGAAACAAAGTTAATTCCAATTCTTCACAGTGCAGACAGTAACCTTTAATTCATAGTCATGTGTCAGCTAGTCAAGACACAAGGTCTTCATAAACAAATACATCTCCCAATATTTCAATAACTCCACTGttgacctgtttttgttggtgGCCTCCTCTTGGTTGCTATGCAAGAGTGGGTCTTCAACACCATCTATATAATAACTATAGTTTCCCAAGGGCAGGAAAGGAGCACTCATGGACCATCTTCTCACACAAACATCAGATACTTCAGGTAGTTAAGTCCTACGGCCATGCTGTTGAATTCTATAGACCCCTGTCTCCGCTTCCTGTCAGTATTGTTCTCAAGCTTCCACTGCCCAGGGTCCCATGGGAGAACAGACAGTGGCCCCTGCAAATTATGGCTGCTGCTGGTcatagtgtatgtgtgtggttgctgCTCATAGTGTGTGTGGCTGCTGCtcatagtgtttgtgtgtgtggctgctgcTCATAGTGTGTGGCTGCTGTTCATAGTGTGTGTGGCTGCTGCtcatagtgtatgtgtgtgtggctgctgtTCATAGTGTGTGGCTGCTGTTCATAGTGTGTGTGGTTGCTGCTCATAGGGGCCAGCTAACTAAcgagcattacatttacatttacatttaagtcatttagcagacgctcttatccagagcgacttacaaattggtgcattcaccttatgacatccagtggaacagtcactttacaatagtgcatctaaatcttaaaggggcggggggagggaatacttatcctatcctaggtattccttaaagaggtggggtttcaggtgtctccggaaggtggtgattgactccgctgtcctggcgtcgtgagggagtttgttccaccattggggggccagagcagcgaacagctttgactgggctgagcgggagctgtacttcctcagtggaagggaggcgagcaggccagaggtggatgaacgcagtgcccttgtttgggtgtagggcctgatcagagcctggaggtactgaggtgccgttcccctcacagctccgtaggcaagcaccatggtcttgtagcggatgcgagcttcaactggaagccagtggagagaacggaggagcggggtgacgtgagagaacttgggaaggttgaacaccagacgggctgcggcattctggatgagttgaaggggtttaatggcacaggcagggagcccagccaacagcgagttgcagtaatccagacgggagatgacaagtgcctggattaggacctgcgccgcttcctgtgtgaggcagggtcgtactctgcggatgttgtagagcatgaacctacaggaacgggccaccgccttgatgttggttgagaacgacagggtgttgtccaggatcacaccaaggttcttagggctctgggaggaggacacaatggagttgtcaaccgtgatggcgagatcatggaacgggcagtccttccccgggaggaggagcagctccgtcttgccgaggttcagcttgaggtggtgatccgtcatccacactgatatgtctgccagacatgcagagatgcgattcgccacctggtcatcagaagggggaaaggagaagattagttgtgtgtcgtctgcatagcaatgataggagagaccatgtgaggttatgacagagccaaatgattaggtgtatagcgagaataggagagggcctagcacagagccctgggggacaccagtggtgagagcgcgtggtgaggagacagattctcgccacgccacctggtaggagcgacctgtcaggtaggacgcaatccaagcgtgggccgcgccggagatgcccaactcggagagggtggagaggaggatctgatggttcacagtatcgaaggcagccgatagatctagaaggatgagagcagaggagagagagttagctttagcagtgcggagcgcctccgtgatacagagcaTGGTGCTGTCATGTTGCCTGTCTGTGAATAGAGCCATAACTGActcatcccccatcctccacaACCCCTCTGTTAACCTGTCCTCCACAACCCCTCTGTTAACTCATCCTCCACATCCCCTCTGTTAACCCATCCTCCACACCCCCTCTGTTAATCCATCCTCCACATCCCCTCTGTTAACCCATCCTCCACAATCCCCTCTGTTAATCCATCCTCCACATCCCCTCTGTTAATCCATACTCCACAATCCCCTCTGTTAATTCATCCTCCACATCCCCTCTGTTAACCCATCTTCCACATCCCCTCTGTTAACCCATCCTCCACAACCCCTCTGTTAACCCATCCTCCACATCCCCTCTGTTAACCCATCCTCCACATCCCCTCTGTTAACTCATACTCCACAATCCCCTCTGTTAATCCATACTCCACAATCCCCTCTGTTAATCCATCCTCCACATCCCCTCTGTTAACTCATCCTCCACAACCCCTCTGTTAACTCATCCTCCACAACCCCTCTGTTAACCCATCCTCCACATCCCCTCTGTTAACCCATCCTCCACAACCCCTCTGTTAACCCATCCTCCACATCCCCTCTGTTAACCCATCCTCCACATCCCCTCTGTTAACCCATCCTCCACATCCCCTCTGTTAACTCATCCTCCACAACCCCTCTGTTAACCCATCCTCCACAACCCCTCTGTTAACTCATCCTCCACAATCCCCTCTGTTAACTCATCCTCCACAACCCCTCTGTTAATCCACCCTCCACATCCCCTCTGTTAACCCACCCTCCACATCCCCTCTGTTAACCCATCCTCCACATCCCCTCTGTTAACTCATCCTCCACAACCCCTCTGTTAACCCATCCTCCACATCCCCTCTGTTAACCCATCCTCCACATCCCCTCTGTTAACTCATCCTCCACAACCCCTCTGTTAACCCATCCTCCACAACCCCTCTGTTAACCCATCCTCCACATCCCCTCTGTTAACCCATCCTCCACAACCCCTCTGTTAACCCATCCTCCACAACCCCTCTGTTAACTCATCCTCCACAACCCCTCTGTTAACTCATCCTCCACAACCCCTCTGTTAACCCATCCTCCACAACCCCTCTGTTAACTCATCCTCCACAACCCCTCTGTTAACCCATCCTCCACATCCCCTCTGTTAACCCATCCTCCACATCCCCTCTGTTAACCCATCCTCCACATCCCCTCTGTTAACCCATCCTCCACATCCCCTCTGTTAACCCATCCTCCACAACCCCTCTGTTAACCCATCCTCCACATCCCCTCTGTTAATCCATCCTCCACATCCCCTCTGTTAACCCATCCTCCACATCCCCTCTGTTAACCCATCCTCCACATCCCCTCTGTTAACCCATCCTCCACATCCCCTCTGTTAACCCATCCTCCACATCCCCTCTGTTAACCCATCCTCCACAACCCCTCTGTTAACTCATCCTCCACAACCCCTCTGTTAACTCATCCTCCACAACCCCTCTGTTAACCCATCCTCCACAACCCCTCTGTTAACCCATCCTCCACATCCCCTCTGTTAACCCATCCTCCACAACCCCTCTGTTAACCCATCCTCCACAACCCCTCTGTTAACCCATCCTCCACAACCCCTCTGTTAACCCATCCTCCACAACCCCTCTGTTAACCCATCCTCCAAATCCCCTCTGTTAACCCATCCTCCACATCCCCTCTGTTAACCCATCCTCCACAACCCCTCTGTTAACCCATCCTCCACATCCCCTCTGTTAACccatcctccacatccctctGTTAACCCATCCTCCACAACCCCTCTGTTGACCCATCCTCCACAACCCCTCTGTTAACCCATCCTCCACATCCCCTCTGTTAACCCATCCTCCACATCCCCTCTGTTAACCCATCCTCCACATCCCCTCTGTTAACCCATCCTCCTGTTAACCCATCCTCCACATCCCCTCTGTTAACCCATCCTCCACATCCCCTCTGTTAACCCATCCTCCACATCCCCTCTGTTAACCCATCCTCCACATCCCCTCTGTTAACCCATCCTCCACATCCCCTCTGTTAACCCATCCTCCACAACCCCTCTGTTAACCCATCCTCCACATCCCCTCTGTTAACCCATCCTCCACAACCCCTCTGTTAACCCATCCTCCACAACCCCTCTGTTAACCCATCCTCCACAACCCCTCTGTTAACCCATCCTCCACAACCCCTCTGTTAACCCATCCTCCACAACCCCTCTGTTAACCCATCCTCCACAACCCCTCTGTTAACCCATCCTCCACATCCCCTCTGTTAACCCATCCTCCACAACCCCTCTGTTAACCCATCCTCCACATCCCCTCTGTTAACCCATCCTCCACATCCCCTCTGTTAACCCATCCTCCACAACCCCTCTGTTGACCCATCCTCCACAACCCCTCTGTTAACCCATCCTCCACATCCCCTCTGTTAACCCATCCTCCACATCCCCTCTGTTAACCCATCCTCCACATCCCCTCTGTTAACCCATCCTCCACATCCCCTCTGTTAACCCATCCTCCACATCCCCTCTGTTAACCCATCCTCCACAACCCCTCTGTTAATCCATACTCCACATCCCCTCTGTTAACTCATCCTCCACATCCCCTCTGTTAACCCATCCTCCACAACCCCTCTGTTAACCCATCCTCCACATCCCCTCTGTTAACCCATCCTCCACAACCCCTCTGTTAACCCATCCTCCACAACCCCTCTGTTAACCCATCCTCCACAACCCCTCTGTTAACCCATCCTCCACAACCCCTCTGTTAACCCATCCTCCACAACCCCTCTGTTAACCCATCCTCCACATCCCCTCTGTTAACCCATCCTCCACAAATCCCCTCTGTTAACCCATCCTCCACATCCCCTCTGTTAACCCATCCTCCACATCCCCTCTGTTAACCCATCCTCCACATCCCCTCTGTTAACCCATCCTCCACATCCCCTCTGTTAACCCATCCTCCACAACCCCTCTGTTAACgacccatcctccatcctccacaaccccTCTGTTAACCCATCCTCCACATCCCCTCTGTTAACCCATCCTCCACAACCCCTCTGTTAACCCATCCTCCACATCCCCTCTGTTAACCCATCCTCCACATCCCCTCTGTTAACCCATCCTCCACATCCCCTCTGTTAACCCATCCTCCACAACCCCTCTGTTAACCCATCCTCCACAACCCCTCTGTTAACTCATCCTCCACATCCCCTCTGTTAACCCATCCTCCACAACCCCTCTGTTAACCCATCCTCCACATCCCCTCTGTTAACCCATCCTCCATCTGTTAACTCATCCTCCACAACCCCTCTGTTAACCCATCCTCCACAACCCCTCTGTTAACCCATCCTCCACAACCCCTCTGTTAACCCATCCTCCACAACCCCTCTGTTAACCCATCCTCCACAACCCCTCTGTTAACCCATCCTCCACATCCCCTGTGTTACCCCCCCTCCACAACCCCTCTGTTAACCCATCCTCCACAACCCCTCTGTTAACTCATCCTCCACATCCCCTGTGTTTCACCCCCCCATCATACCCCCCAtccccctgtttccccctctattatccctctctcttcacctatATGTCATGTCACTCACAGAAGCATAAAAGGATTGATCTCAAATTTCCGGTTTTTGAGATGTATAAATGTGCGAATGCTGCCTGCGTCATGGTATCATATAACTTTGATAGTCCTCTTTTAAGCCCCCAGGTTCCCTCTTCTCAGTTTCCCCTCAGCCTCATCCATTCCCTCCCCTTCTTCCAGACAGTATGACTAACATTGCTTTTTGGAGGTAATGGGAGATTGTTTGGACAGCGGGGCTTTTAAAAAGAAAGAAGAAATAAGATATGAAAAAGAAAAGCTACTTATTTAACAATATGGCATGAGCCTGGACAGTTTTACAGTGGATTCATTTTCACGCTTATCAAAGGAGGGGACATAGCTGAGGAGACGTTGGGTGAATTCATTGTCAAGGCAGGCCTGGGAAAGGAGTGAAAACAGACACTGGTTCTTAGGGGCAAGGAGTCGACAGGATGAATgggtggatggaggagatctAAACGTTTGTCTTATTCTCTGATTTGGGTAATGCATCATACATCATGTTGGTGAGTTTACCTGAAGCACCTGAactgcagagatggagagatcacTGGATGAGAGAACACATGAGAACTACAGTAATCACTACCTCTGGTGCTTTTCGCTAGGAACGCACACTatcgccctggaccagagctcaGTACTCACCTGGTCTGACTGCAGGGTCTCCAGCTGAGCTTCCTTGCAAAGACAAATCAATCCGTTCAGAAATGGAAAAAAATGTTAACTATAAACTTACAAATCATCATGAAATAGAGTATCAAAGGATATGCCTCTGGCATGTGGCACTCTTTGATTATCTACATATGATTTGCATACATACATTCATTCAATAATTAATACATTATTTACACACAGTTACCTGATGGTCAACAAACCAGTATTATTGCTAGTTTATTATAAGCCTTTATATAGTTGTTGATCATGTTCTGTCCACTGGCCTATCCATAGAGGACAGCAACGTTCATCAAACTATGTTGACAGAAACATCTATTAATTGTCTGTCTATGTGTTGACTCAACTGACTGGCAGCCTATGTGCATAGTACTTGGAGGAGTATACAAGCTGTAAAAAAAACGCACTGCCCTTTGCTTTTGTGGGCGTAGCTGTGAGTGAAAACGCCTAGGTCATTCAGAAAAAGCACGCACTGCATGCGCACTAAGATGTTGTGGCAAAACAAGAGGCGGGTATATAAGCGACTGAACAATAGGTAAAATAACATCATAACGACCTAATTCCTCCTTTAGATCGCTGCACATatattctctcactctctacctacctgcctgccGAGTGCCTACGGGGAGGTGCAGAGATGCTTCTTACCACGAGTGGGTACCAGCTTGCGCTATTTTGCCTTCTGATAAGAAGCTGTCAAGCTGTCAAGAACGGCGCCACGGAAACGTTAAACGCTCAGTTGATAAGTACGGTCCAGGATACACCGAGTAGTAATGTATCAATGAATCAAGCACGCAACGGAGGAAGACGTTTGACCAGCGATGCGAGGAAAGGTGAGTTGCATGTTTATGCACATTCTAAATGGATTAATTCAACAATTCATAGTGGACCAAACAGATTCATTGTATTCACTGATCCTGAAGTGTAATTTAGCAAAAGGTCAATATGTATATTTATAATGTATTGATTATATAGTATTGGAATTGATATAATTCTGTATATAGGCACATTTTCCACAGACAAAAATGGGagttaaataaactaaagttgaATCATAGACTTGAATGGGAGACTTGCGTGTTTGAATGGGAGAAAGTTAAAAGTTCAAGCATTTGTAATTGTGTTGGACTTGTTGTTAACTCATGCTGCACATCAGATTACCCTGACCATGCCACCGTTATTGGTTTTGACAGTTCAACAATCTGTAATAAGAACATTACATGGAATAATCCCAAATGCAACTCCAAAATAAATCAAACACACCTAAAATACTTTCAATTATTTGAGCATCGCATTTGAACATCGTTTGATTTATATTTTAGTTCGTATTTTTGGGATTAACTCAATTTTCTGCCTAAAAGTTTGACAGCAATATTAGGTTTTGACAATATGTATCTGACAgaaggtaacagtctctctcgctctgtcacaGAGCAGGGCCAGGCACAGAGCCAGGTGGGCTGCAGAGAGCTGCGCTCCACCAAGTACATCTCAGACGGCCAGTGCACCAGCCTGAACCCGGTCAAGGAGCTGGTTTGTGCCGGGGAGTGTCTCCCCTCCCACCTACTGCCCAACTGGATCGGCTCTGGTCCCGGCTACACCGGAAAGTTCTGGAGCCGGCGGGAGGCCCAGGAGTGGCGTTGCGTCATCGACCGGACCCGGACCCAGCGCATCAGACTGCAGTGTCAGAACGGAAGCTCCAGGACCTACAAGATCACTGTGGTTACTTCCTGCAAGTGTAAACGCTACTCCAGGCAGAACAATGACTCAGGGAATGGGAAGTCAGAGGTGGAGGTTGGGCAGGCCCAGGGGCAGAGCTCCACACTCCAGGGGCccaagaggaggaagggaaaggaagggaagAATGGACGTTCTGGGCAGGAGGACTGGGCTGAAGAACAGCCAAAAAATGACTGAACGGAGACTTCTGGTCAGGGGTGCTCTGTACACCTCTGAGGGGATGGAAGGTCTCTCTGTGCCCCCACTTAAGAAACAACTGCAGCACCAACAGACACTAGTTTTGTTTAGATGGAGCCAATGTGTTCGCTATGTTTAAAGTAGCTATATGGAGAAGGCTATGCAATGATTCTTCAGACAGTGCAACTGGTTTGCCTAATATTGACCACTGTGGATGTGTTtgtaaatgtatgtgtttttgtatgtgATAGAATAAGACTAGTTTAAATAGTACAAGAACCACATTAGACAACGTGAGATGAAGTGTTCCTATCAACAGCTGAGTATGTTTTCCAAATAGTAATGTTTATAATAACATAAAATGGCATGGAATGTATATAAATAGTGATTCTATACTCGTTGTGTTACTTTTCAAAGTATACTAGTAAAGAACAAGAAGGCCCTCACACTGTTAAGACTCCCAACTCATCACTTTCTTGACAACATTTCCAACCCAAACAGATCTTCTTCTGGTCAAACAGACTGAGTGCTCACTTCCCCAAATATACACATTTCACCTCACATGACCAAATAAGCACATGATGCATGGTGGGGGCAAAAACAATTTGTTCATCTCTAATAATGTGATATAAATGAGACGGGCACATATAGTAGTTTCAGAAAATAATATATAGGTACAAAATGACCAAGTAAGAGACCTGGAAGGCAAGACAAATCAAAGTGACAAATTCATGTAAGAAATGTTCTGATATCAAACTCCTG is part of the Oncorhynchus gorbuscha isolate QuinsamMale2020 ecotype Even-year linkage group LG09, OgorEven_v1.0, whole genome shotgun sequence genome and harbors:
- the LOC124042749 gene encoding sclerostin domain-containing protein 1-like, whose protein sequence is MLLTTSGYQLALFCLLIRSCQAVKNGATETLNAQLISTVQDTPSSNVSMNQARNGGRRLTSDARKEQGQAQSQVGCRELRSTKYISDGQCTSLNPVKELVCAGECLPSHLLPNWIGSGPGYTGKFWSRREAQEWRCVIDRTRTQRIRLQCQNGSSRTYKITVVTSCKCKRYSRQNNDSGNGKSEVEVGQAQGQSSTLQGPKRRKGKEGKNGRSGQEDWAEEQPKND
- the LOC124044339 gene encoding ankyrin repeat and MYND domain-containing protein 2-like produces the protein MAAPKKGDLSAHEREIFKVIAAGDVQYVVELLGSNDVRVNCLMSLLKGRDGDGFPQYQEKFPYCEAALLHQQVMSIAPVEIGNDRTAFSVLSQALTGKMTFIDADFCTTCGERGAEKRCSLCNMVTYCGLIFQRLHWPTHKICRGPQEKDTPRLREHCDEESDMVKETASFLAELWF